The genomic window TGGCGCGTGGATAGTAGGTCATGATCGTCCGGTCGGTCATCCAGATGCGGTAGCCCGCCTGCCGCAGGCGATAGTCGAGTTCGGCGTCCTCGTTGTGGCTGAAGCTTTCGTCATAGCCGCCGACGGCGCGAAAGGCGGAGATCCGCATCAGCGCATGGTGGCCATGGTCGGTCCAGTGACCGGCTACCCCTTCGCGATGCTTGGAACCGCCATTGCCGAGCGGCGAATTCTGAGCGATCGCGGTCGCCTTCTGAAAAGGCCCCTCGCCCTTGGTCATCATCGAGACCGTGACCGCATCGGCACCGGTCGCGACGAAGTCCTCGATGAGGCGGTCGCAATAGTCCTGCGGATAATCGCCATGGGCATCGATGCGGATAACGCAATCGAATGCATCGCCGAACTGGGCGACCGCGAGGTTGACGGCTGCAGCCTGCAGCTTGCGCCGATTGGCGAGCAGCCTTACGCGCGGCTCGGCTGCCGCGAAAGCGCGGACGATCTCGCAGGTGGAATCGTGGCTTCCGCCGTCTGCAACCACGATCGTCAAGTCCAGCCGCTCGGCCGAGGGCATCAACCGCTCAAGGAGAGCGCCGATATGCGCCTCTTCGTTCAGCGTCGGGATCACGACGAAGCATCTTGGCA from Georhizobium profundi includes these protein-coding regions:
- a CDS encoding glycosyltransferase family 2 protein, with amino-acid sequence MSDTMLAMPRCFVVIPTLNEEAHIGALLERLMPSAERLDLTIVVADGGSHDSTCEIVRAFAAAEPRVRLLANRRKLQAAAVNLAVAQFGDAFDCVIRIDAHGDYPQDYCDRLIEDFVATGADAVTVSMMTKGEGPFQKATAIAQNSPLGNGGSKHREGVAGHWTDHGHHALMRISAFRAVGGYDESFSHNEDAELDYRLRQAGYRIWMTDRTIMTYYPRASVLPLFRQYLGYGRGRAKNLLKHRAVPKQRQMIPMMVLPAVAGTALAVIHALAVLPALAWIGACLAYGILIAVRERTSLGPLAALSAMVMHLAWSIGFWLQLAGIGRSQKASTHPAAEGLAR